In Leptolyngbya sp. NIES-2104, the genomic window TACGCGATACAGACTTGGCAAACTTGGCAGGATTGCTCTCTACGATCGGGCTAATCATCATCTCGACGCTTTCAATCTCGCTCTACGGCGCAAGTAATCCTCCGGCTCCGATGACCACGATTACGACTCCGAATCCGCCCGCAGAACTCAAAACCGGACATGGTTGGAATGAGTACGCGGCTGGCTTTTTGGTGGGTGGCATTGGTGGTGCAGCATTAGCTTACTTCTTGCTAACAAACCTTGCATTGTTCAAGAACTTTGCAAGTGGCTTGTAATTGATTCAGTGGAGCGGGCATCTTGCCTGCTCCCTAAAGTCATTGCAACTGGAATTGATGCAATTTATTCTGTGCTAACACCAAATACCGCTGAGTCATATCGGAAAAGACCGCTTCAGAAAGTTGAGTGTCATCAAGTCTGGCACCCAGAACGCGGACATTGCTGAGATTCGATCGCGTTAAATTTGCCCGACTCAGATTTGTCGATTGCAGATTCGCACTGTGCAAAAAAGCCGCCTCTAAATTCGCACCCGTTAGATTTGCATTCGCGAGATTCGCTCCTTGCAGTCGTGCTTCACGAAAATTTGTGAACGATAACGCCGCACCCTCCAAATTCGCACCACTTAGTTTTGCTGCACTCAAGTTGATACCTGATAAGTCGATTCCTCGCAGATCAACGCCGTTTAAGAACGCTTCAGACAAATTCGTTTCACTGAGGAACGCATTTTGCAGTGATGCTCCACTGAGTCTTGCACCTTGAAGATTTGCCCAATTAAGATTTGCACCTTGAAGATTGGCACTCCGCAGATTGACATTGAGCATTTTCGCACCACAGAGATTTGCACCTTCTAAGATGGCTCCGCGCAGATTTGCATGACTTAAATCGGCTCCACTCAGGCGCGATCGCGAAAAGTCCGACTTGACCAAAAACGCGCCGTTCAAATGCGCTTTCGTGAAATCGGTATCAGCTAAATTTCCCTCAGTCAGCTTTACGAATTGAAAATTTACCCAGTTGAGAAATGCGCCTTTGAGATTCGCTTTCATCAAAAACGATCGACTCAAATTCGCGCCTGTTAGATTTGCGTTTTCGAGATTGATATCCACGAGCGTTAGATGACTCAGATTGGCATTACTGAGATCCACTCCAGAAAAATCTCGATCGCCCCATTCGTATCGTTGTAGTAGCTCTTGAACTTCCATCGCTTGCCCTTCCAATCTATGCTGAGTTTAATCTTTTCTTCAGATTCAGAGAGCGTTTGCACTAGATTGAAAATCGAAAGTAATAGAGCGAAATACAACGATACAGAAGTTCAATCTTGCAGGTGTGAAAACTGATATGCGCCCACTGCCGAAAGCGCGATCGCCATTACCAATAAGACCGGAATCACAAACCAGGGAAATTGTTCGATCGATAAATACGCTGCCGCTCTCAAACCCAGACTCGTATACGTCAACGGCAATAAATATACAAATGCTTTCAACACAGGTGGCAAAGTTGCCGCATCGAAGAAAGTCCCACCCAAAAACGACATCGGAACGATCACAAAGTTATTATAAATCCCAACGCCTTCTAAAGATTTCACATTCAAGCCAATGATTACACCTAAACCCGCAAACACAGCACAATTTAAAATCAGAACCAATAAGAATAATGGATTTAGAAAACTCCATACTTTACCTGTAAAAATGATTGCGACTAGAATCACTGATGCAGCCGTTAGCAGTCCGCGAATAATTCCCGCCATCATTTTGCCAAGGTGAACAGCGAGCGGATGAACCGGAACCAGTAGAATTTCTTCAAACGTTTTAGTGAATAAGCGATCGCCACAAATCGAAAACGTCGTGCCCCCGAAACTAATCACCATCGAAGACAGCGCCACCATTCCCGGCAGAATAAATTGCAGATAATTCTCTCCTGCGCTCGGTTTCGTCACTGTATCGAGCGAACTGCCTAATCCCAATCCAAACGCCAGAATGTAAATCAACGGTGACACCAACCCCGAAGCGACAATCTGCGTGACTCTCACCCGCAAATCGAGCCAATCGCCCCAAAACACAGTGAGGCTGTCTTGCCATAAAGTTGAAAGTGGAGAGCGCTGAAGAGTCGATCGCATAAGACACAAACCGTTACAATTTCCACTATTTTTGCATCAAGTAGTACTCTTTCACGTCATCCAGTAGCGGGATCGCCCTCAAATTCGTCACAATGAACAAATAAAGTGTGGAGATCTTGCGGTGAATTTGCTGCTGGTTTTTCTATTTATGGGTCTAATTGCATACTTATATTTGCAGTACCAGAATTACCGGATTCGGACAATCCGCGATAGCGATGTCGTTATTGTGCAGGGAGCCGAAGACCGCTACCCGAATTTGCCGCTAGGAAATTTTGCTGTACCGCATCGGTTTCGCGGTCCTGATCGCGTTCAAGTCGTCTTTCCCACAATTACCGACAAAGGCGAAGTTGAATACATTTACTCATGGCACGACTTGAAAGATGTCCAGCCCACCTTTCTTTCGCGCACTCACCGTCAAAATAAGATTCGCGTCATGGCAGAACTCGCGCCTGTAATCAAAGAACATTTAAAGCTTGAACAAGATACGATTGCGCTCGAAAATCAATCGGTCAAAATCCACAAAATTGCTGAACTCGTCGCCGTTTCTGATTTCTATTCATCGCAGTTAGATATTTACGAAAGAGCGATCGACGAAACCGAAAAACTGATTAAAAAAGTCGAAGAACTGGGTCAAGTCTATGTCCGCATTGTACGAGAAACGTTAATCGGAACCCGAATCGCCGACTTTAATCCCGATCTTTTAATCGATTTGCACGTTCCACTCGATGCCCAATACGAGCGCGTCAAAGCCGAATATCAATACATGAAAGACACCGCCCAAGCCTACTATGAACTCCTCAGAGAAAGCCAAGGCTTGAACCGCTAGAATAGAATCTCAATCCTTCTCAATTCATTTCCTATGAAGCGAAGACCCCGAAACAATTCCTACAACGACGATCGTTACAGTCGCTACGATGATGATTATGAGCCGAATCGAGGAAAACCACCCGTGAACAAATCACCCTCCTGGTTTAACGCCACTGCGATCGGGATTATCGCAGCTATTTTCGTTTTAGGAATCGGGGTCGGCATCGCCTTTAGCGCCGCCACTCCCACAAATTCAACCAGCTTAGTCACGAACCTGCAACTCGACCAAAAAGCCCCGAACCCGGATATCTGTATCCAGAACGGTGCAAGCGCGATGGCAGTCAGTACCCGCCTTTATGTGACGCTGGTTCCCTTCAAGGTCTTTGTCGCTCAAGCCGCAATGGAACCTGCTTGTATCTTGAGACGCGCAAACTGGTCGATTCTCGAACAGCGCAAACTCTTGTCGGGTGAGCAAACCCGCGATTGCCGTAATCGGATGAACACCTTCGGCTACGTTGGCGATCTGAACAACAAAGATAAATTATCGATCGATTGTGTGTACCAAAGCGACAGCGCTAAAAATCTCTTCTTAGATGGTGCTTCGATTCCCACCCTCGGTAGTGACGAGCAGTTCTAGCCATGACGCAAACCCCGCTAAAAGTGACTTCGCAAGACCAGCACATTGTCGTGCCTGGAACCTGGGAGCAATTCAAATCGATTCAGAAAGGATTTGAAGACTCACGCGGGGTGCGTCTATTTTATTTTGAGGGAACGATCGAGCTTCTCATGCCTGGACGCGAACACGAAATCTTTGGACACGTTATCGGCTACTTAGTGACAACTTACCTGATTCGGCAAGGAATCTTCTTTCAGCCGACGGGCGCGATGACACAAGAGCAGGAAGGAACTGCATCTGCACAAGCCGACCAATCTTATTGCCTCGATTCCATTAAGCTAATTCCAGATCTCTCAATCGAAGTTGTCTTCACCAGTGGCGGAACAAGCAAACTCAAACGGTATCAAGCGCTTGGCGTATCTGAAGTATGGATTTGGCAAGACGGGGTTTTGAAGCTTTACCATTTGGGCACTGATGGATATGGGGAAGTGAATCAAAGCCAACTCGAAGCCCTTAGAGATCTTGATCTTGATCTGTTACGACGCTGCATTCTAATCGGAGAAACGAATCTGAGTGAAGCACTTCGAGTTTTTCAACAGGAAATTGGCTGATTCTTAATCTCTCAATCTGCACCGTTGCAAGTTCGCAGCGATGTTTTTGTTGTCTTAACGAGAAGTTCCATTGTTCATTACGTTGCCTTAACCCGATCGCATTCCCGTTTCCGATATGCTGATCACTGGTCTACGGTGTATTGATTCTGTCTGATCAATGACATCGTTCACGCTTGACAGTTCACACCTCGATCGATTCAGTATGTCTAACCTCTACGAAGTGATTGCAAAAGGCGGACCGCTCATGATTCCGCTCGTCGGTTTATCAGTGGCGACGTTTGCCTGTGCCTTTGAACGATCGACCTTTTGGATTCCATTGCTCAGAACTGAAGCGAAACTATCCCACGACGTTTTGGAAGCGGCGAAATATAGTCTGGTCGATGCTCGAGTGATCGCAGAACGCGCAAAATCT contains:
- a CDS encoding ABC transporter permease is translated as MRSTLQRSPLSTLWQDSLTVFWGDWLDLRVRVTQIVASGLVSPLIYILAFGLGLGSSLDTVTKPSAGENYLQFILPGMVALSSMVISFGGTTFSICGDRLFTKTFEEILLVPVHPLAVHLGKMMAGIIRGLLTAASVILVAIIFTGKVWSFLNPLFLLVLILNCAVFAGLGVIIGLNVKSLEGVGIYNNFVIVPMSFLGGTFFDAATLPPVLKAFVYLLPLTYTSLGLRAAAYLSIEQFPWFVIPVLLVMAIALSAVGAYQFSHLQD
- a CDS encoding photosystem I reaction center subunit XI, producing MQILRHPEATDRSDDPRNKEVIFPAYDIQNGNLATPINASPLVRSYINALPAYREGLSPLRRGLEVGLAHGYWIIGPFAKLGPLRDTDLANLAGLLSTIGLIIISTLSISLYGASNPPAPMTTITTPNPPAELKTGHGWNEYAAGFLVGGIGGAALAYFLLTNLALFKNFASGL
- a CDS encoding pentapeptide repeat-containing protein — protein: MEVQELLQRYEWGDRDFSGVDLSNANLSHLTLVDINLENANLTGANLSRSFLMKANLKGAFLNWVNFQFVKLTEGNLADTDFTKAHLNGAFLVKSDFSRSRLSGADLSHANLRGAILEGANLCGAKMLNVNLRSANLQGANLNWANLQGARLSGASLQNAFLSETNLSEAFLNGVDLRGIDLSGINLSAAKLSGANLEGAALSFTNFREARLQGANLANANLTGANLEAAFLHSANLQSTNLSRANLTRSNLSNVRVLGARLDDTQLSEAVFSDMTQRYLVLAQNKLHQFQLQ
- a CDS encoding DUF3172 domain-containing protein, with translation MKRRPRNNSYNDDRYSRYDDDYEPNRGKPPVNKSPSWFNATAIGIIAAIFVLGIGVGIAFSAATPTNSTSLVTNLQLDQKAPNPDICIQNGASAMAVSTRLYVTLVPFKVFVAQAAMEPACILRRANWSILEQRKLLSGEQTRDCRNRMNTFGYVGDLNNKDKLSIDCVYQSDSAKNLFLDGASIPTLGSDEQF
- a CDS encoding Uma2 family endonuclease; the protein is MTQTPLKVTSQDQHIVVPGTWEQFKSIQKGFEDSRGVRLFYFEGTIELLMPGREHEIFGHVIGYLVTTYLIRQGIFFQPTGAMTQEQEGTASAQADQSYCLDSIKLIPDLSIEVVFTSGGTSKLKRYQALGVSEVWIWQDGVLKLYHLGTDGYGEVNQSQLEALRDLDLDLLRRCILIGETNLSEALRVFQQEIG